In Equus caballus isolate H_3958 breed thoroughbred chromosome 7, TB-T2T, whole genome shotgun sequence, one DNA window encodes the following:
- the GRAMD1B gene encoding protein Aster-B isoform X26: MVEKGSDHSSDKSPSTPEQGVQRSCSSQSGRSGGKNSKSHKRLSKKSQSWYNVLSPTYKQRNEDFRKLFKQLPDTERLIVDYSCALQRDILLQGRLYLSENWICFYSNIFRWETLLTVRLKDICSMTKEKTARLIPNAIQVCTDSEKHFFTSFGARDRTYMMMFRLWQNALLEKPLCPKELWHFVHQCYGNELGLTSDDEDYVPPDDDFNTMGYCEEIPVEENEVNDSSSKSSIETKPDASPQLPKKSITNSTLTSTGSSEAPVSFDGLPLEEEVLEGDGSLEKELAIDSIIGEKIEIIAPVNSPSLDFNDNEDIPTELSDSSDTHDEGEVQAFYEDLSGRQYVNEVFNFSVDKLYDLLFTDSPFQRDFMEQRRFSDIIFHPWKKEENGNQSRVILYTITLTNPLAPKTATVRETQTMYKASQESECYVIDAEVLTHDVPYHDYFYTINRYTLTRVARNKSRLRVSTELRYRKQPWGLVKTFIEKNFWSGLEDYFRHLESELTKTESTYLAEMHRQSPKEKASKPTTVRRRKRPHAHLRVPHLEEVMSPVTTPTDEDVGHRIKHVAGVPGSTQTRHIPEDTPNGFHLQSVSKLLLVISCVLVLLVILNMMLFYKLWMLEYTTQTLTAWQGLRLQERLPQSQTEWAQLLESQQKYHDTELQKWREIIKSSVMLLDQMKDSLINLQNGIRSRDYTSESEEKRNRYH, translated from the exons AAAAGCCAGAGTTGGTATAAT GTCTTAAGCCCCACTTACaagcagagaaatgaagacttcaGAAAGCTCTTTAAGCAACTTCCAGACACGGAGCGCCTCATTGTTG ATTACTCATGTGCACTCCAAAGAGACATTCTTCTTCAGGGCCGACTCTACCTCTCTGAAAATTGGATCTGCTTCTACAGCAACATCTTCCGCTGGGAAACTCTG CTGACCGTTCGTTTGAAAGACATCTGCTCCATGACTAAAGAAAAAACAGCTCGCCTCATTCCCAATGCCATCCAAGTTTGCACTGACTCGGAAAAG CACTTTTTCACTTCATTTGGAGCCCGGGATAGGACATACATGATGATGTTCCGGCTCTGGCAGAATGCTCTCCTTGAAAAA CCCCTGTGTCCCAAGGAGCTCTGGCACTTCGTTCACCAGTGCTACGGGAACGAGTTGGGGCTGACCAGTGACGATGAGGACTACGTACCCCCTGATGACGACTTCAACACAATGGG CTACTGTGAGGAGATCCCTGTAGAAGAGAATGAAGTGAATGACAGCTCATCCAAAAGCAGCATAGAGACCAAGCCAGATGCCAGTCCACAGCTGCCCAAGAAATCCATCACCAACAGCACGCTGACATCCACAGGGAGCAGCGAAGCTCCCGTCTCG TTTGATGGCCTGCCCCTGGAAGAGGAGGTGCTGGAGGGCGACGGGTCCCTGGAGAAGGAGCTCGCCATCGACAGCATCATCGGGGAGAAAATCGAGATCATCGCGCCTGTGAACTCCCCTTCACTGGACTTCAATGACAATGAGGACATCCCCACCGAGCTCAGTGACTCTTCCGACACCCACGATGAAG GGGAGGTCCAGGCCTTCTATGAGGACCTGAGTGGCCGGCAGTATGTGAACGAAGTCTTCAACTTCAGCGTGGACAAGCTCTACGACCTCCTGTTCACTGACTCGCCCTTCCAGCGGGACTTCATGGAGCAGCGACGCTTCTCTG ATATCATCTTCCATCcgtggaaaaaggaagagaatggaaaCCAGAGTCGAGTGATTCTTTATACCATCACCCTTACCAATCCTCTGGCTCCCAAAACTGCCACTGTCAGGGAGACCCAG ACCATGTACAAGGCGAGCCAGGAGAGTGAATGTTACGTGATAGACGCCGAAGTCCTCACTCACGACGTGCCGTACCACGACTACTTCTACACCATCAACCGCTACACGCTCACCCGCGTGGCACGGAACAAGAGTCGACTCAG GGTCTCCACAGAGCTGCGGTACCGAAAACAGCCCTGGGGGTTAGTGAAAACTTTCATCGAGAAGAACTTCTGGAGTGGGCTGGAGGACTACTTCCGCCATTTAG AGAGTGAGCTGACCAAAACAGAGAGCACCTACCTGGCTGAGATGCACAGACAGTCTCCCAAAGAGAAGGCCAGCAAGCCCACAACGGTGCGGAGGAGGAAGCGTCCCCATGCCCACCTGCGGGTGCCTCACCTGGAAGAGGTGATGAGTCCCGTCACCACACCCACTGATGAAGATGTGGGCCATAGGATCAAGCACGTGGCAGGTGTGCCAG GTTCCACGCAGACACGGCATATCCCTGAGGACACTCCCAATGGTTTCCACCTGCAGAGTGTGTCCAAGCTGCTGCTGGTTATCAGCTGTGT TCTGGTGCTGCTGGTCATCCTTAATATGATGCTCTTCTACAAACTCTGGATGTTAGAATACACCACCCAGACCCTCACTGCCTGGCAGGGTCTGAGGCTCCAAGAAAG GTTACCCCAATCTCAGACAGAATGGGCCCAGCTCTTAGAGTCCCAACAAAAGTACCACGATACTGAGCTCCAAAAGTGGAGGGAGATCATCAAATCTTCAGTGATGCTTCTTGACCAG ATGAAGGACTCACTCATCAATCTTCAGAACGGCATCAGGTCCCGTGACTACACATCAGAAAGTGAAGAGAAGAGGAACCGCTATCATTGA
- the GRAMD1B gene encoding protein Aster-B isoform X27: MVEKGSDHSSDKSPSTPEQGVQRSCSSQSGRSGGKNSKKSQSWYNVLSPTYKQRNEDFRKLFKQLPDTERLIVDYSCALQRDILLQGRLYLSENWICFYSNIFRWETLLTVRLKDICSMTKEKTARLIPNAIQVCTDSEKHFFTSFGARDRTYMMMFRLWQNALLEKPLCPKELWHFVHQCYGNELGLTSDDEDYVPPDDDFNTMGYCEEIPVEENEVNDSSSKSSIETKPDASPQLPKKSITNSTLTSTGSSEAPVSFDGLPLEEEVLEGDGSLEKELAIDSIIGEKIEIIAPVNSPSLDFNDNEDIPTELSDSSDTHDEGEVQAFYEDLSGRQYVNEVFNFSVDKLYDLLFTDSPFQRDFMEQRRFSDIIFHPWKKEENGNQSRVILYTITLTNPLAPKTATVRETQTMYKASQESECYVIDAEVLTHDVPYHDYFYTINRYTLTRVARNKSRLRVSTELRYRKQPWGLVKTFIEKNFWSGLEDYFRHLESELTKTESTYLAEMHRQSPKEKASKPTTVRRRKRPHAHLRVPHLEEVMSPVTTPTDEDVGHRIKHVAGSTQTRHIPEDTPNGFHLQSVSKLLLVISCVLVLLVILNMMLFYKLWMLEYTTQTLTAWQGLRLQERLPQSQTEWAQLLESQQKYHDTELQKWREIIKSSVMLLDQMKDSLINLQNGIRSRDYTSESEEKRNRYH; this comes from the exons AAAAGCCAGAGTTGGTATAAT GTCTTAAGCCCCACTTACaagcagagaaatgaagacttcaGAAAGCTCTTTAAGCAACTTCCAGACACGGAGCGCCTCATTGTTG ATTACTCATGTGCACTCCAAAGAGACATTCTTCTTCAGGGCCGACTCTACCTCTCTGAAAATTGGATCTGCTTCTACAGCAACATCTTCCGCTGGGAAACTCTG CTGACCGTTCGTTTGAAAGACATCTGCTCCATGACTAAAGAAAAAACAGCTCGCCTCATTCCCAATGCCATCCAAGTTTGCACTGACTCGGAAAAG CACTTTTTCACTTCATTTGGAGCCCGGGATAGGACATACATGATGATGTTCCGGCTCTGGCAGAATGCTCTCCTTGAAAAA CCCCTGTGTCCCAAGGAGCTCTGGCACTTCGTTCACCAGTGCTACGGGAACGAGTTGGGGCTGACCAGTGACGATGAGGACTACGTACCCCCTGATGACGACTTCAACACAATGGG CTACTGTGAGGAGATCCCTGTAGAAGAGAATGAAGTGAATGACAGCTCATCCAAAAGCAGCATAGAGACCAAGCCAGATGCCAGTCCACAGCTGCCCAAGAAATCCATCACCAACAGCACGCTGACATCCACAGGGAGCAGCGAAGCTCCCGTCTCG TTTGATGGCCTGCCCCTGGAAGAGGAGGTGCTGGAGGGCGACGGGTCCCTGGAGAAGGAGCTCGCCATCGACAGCATCATCGGGGAGAAAATCGAGATCATCGCGCCTGTGAACTCCCCTTCACTGGACTTCAATGACAATGAGGACATCCCCACCGAGCTCAGTGACTCTTCCGACACCCACGATGAAG GGGAGGTCCAGGCCTTCTATGAGGACCTGAGTGGCCGGCAGTATGTGAACGAAGTCTTCAACTTCAGCGTGGACAAGCTCTACGACCTCCTGTTCACTGACTCGCCCTTCCAGCGGGACTTCATGGAGCAGCGACGCTTCTCTG ATATCATCTTCCATCcgtggaaaaaggaagagaatggaaaCCAGAGTCGAGTGATTCTTTATACCATCACCCTTACCAATCCTCTGGCTCCCAAAACTGCCACTGTCAGGGAGACCCAG ACCATGTACAAGGCGAGCCAGGAGAGTGAATGTTACGTGATAGACGCCGAAGTCCTCACTCACGACGTGCCGTACCACGACTACTTCTACACCATCAACCGCTACACGCTCACCCGCGTGGCACGGAACAAGAGTCGACTCAG GGTCTCCACAGAGCTGCGGTACCGAAAACAGCCCTGGGGGTTAGTGAAAACTTTCATCGAGAAGAACTTCTGGAGTGGGCTGGAGGACTACTTCCGCCATTTAG AGAGTGAGCTGACCAAAACAGAGAGCACCTACCTGGCTGAGATGCACAGACAGTCTCCCAAAGAGAAGGCCAGCAAGCCCACAACGGTGCGGAGGAGGAAGCGTCCCCATGCCCACCTGCGGGTGCCTCACCTGGAAGAGGTGATGAGTCCCGTCACCACACCCACTGATGAAGATGTGGGCCATAGGATCAAGCACGTGGCAG GTTCCACGCAGACACGGCATATCCCTGAGGACACTCCCAATGGTTTCCACCTGCAGAGTGTGTCCAAGCTGCTGCTGGTTATCAGCTGTGT TCTGGTGCTGCTGGTCATCCTTAATATGATGCTCTTCTACAAACTCTGGATGTTAGAATACACCACCCAGACCCTCACTGCCTGGCAGGGTCTGAGGCTCCAAGAAAG GTTACCCCAATCTCAGACAGAATGGGCCCAGCTCTTAGAGTCCCAACAAAAGTACCACGATACTGAGCTCCAAAAGTGGAGGGAGATCATCAAATCTTCAGTGATGCTTCTTGACCAG ATGAAGGACTCACTCATCAATCTTCAGAACGGCATCAGGTCCCGTGACTACACATCAGAAAGTGAAGAGAAGAGGAACCGCTATCATTGA